A single region of the Streptomyces sp. NBC_01262 genome encodes:
- a CDS encoding NAD(P)/FAD-dependent oxidoreductase, with translation MLSTARPTHENVTDVCVIGAGLAGLAAAQHLTGAGVSVTVLEAADRVGGRMATDKVDGFRLDRGPQLLNTSYPELRRTPGLNGLQLRPFAPGAVVRSGAGRTTRALDRARLRSGLNRLAAMPAEQLLTRPETTAAAALANAFAPRAVDGFLRPLLTALLCDAELRTSSRCADLALRSFARGRTCLPAGGAGTVPERLADALPPGTVRLGVRGVAVATNGVVLEGGGFLACRAVVVATGARAAGELLPGLRMPDFHGVTVVHHAAPAAPLREPSLVLDADRRGPVSHTLPASLVDPSRAPAGRALVTSVLLGPPAPDTLVRDHLADLYGVPTRDWELLAVHHDPEAVPAMPAPHDVRRPVRVLQGLYVCGDHRGTSSVQGALLSGRRAAYQAMRDFGVRPGEAGERGEEAVAA, from the coding sequence GTGCTCTCAACGGCACGCCCAACGCACGAGAACGTGACGGACGTATGCGTGATCGGTGCCGGCCTCGCCGGTCTGGCCGCGGCCCAACATCTGACCGGCGCCGGAGTGAGCGTCACGGTCCTCGAAGCCGCCGACCGGGTCGGCGGGCGGATGGCCACCGACAAGGTGGACGGCTTCCGCCTCGACCGCGGCCCGCAGCTCCTCAACACCTCGTACCCCGAACTGCGCAGGACGCCCGGGCTCAACGGCCTGCAGCTGCGGCCCTTCGCGCCGGGCGCCGTGGTCCGTTCCGGCGCCGGCCGCACCACGCGCGCCCTGGACCGGGCCCGGCTGCGCTCCGGCCTCAACCGGCTCGCCGCCATGCCCGCCGAGCAGCTGCTCACCCGCCCCGAGACCACCGCCGCCGCCGCACTCGCCAACGCCTTCGCCCCGCGCGCGGTCGACGGCTTCCTGCGCCCGCTGCTCACCGCCCTGCTCTGCGACGCCGAACTCCGTACGTCCAGCCGCTGCGCCGACCTCGCCCTGCGGAGCTTCGCCCGCGGCCGTACGTGCCTGCCGGCCGGCGGCGCCGGCACCGTACCCGAGCGGCTCGCCGACGCCCTGCCGCCGGGGACGGTACGGCTGGGGGTGCGGGGCGTCGCGGTCGCCACGAACGGCGTCGTGCTGGAGGGCGGCGGCTTCCTCGCCTGCCGGGCGGTCGTCGTCGCCACCGGCGCGCGTGCGGCGGGCGAGTTGCTGCCCGGCCTGCGCATGCCGGATTTCCACGGCGTCACCGTCGTCCACCACGCCGCCCCCGCCGCGCCGCTGCGCGAGCCCTCCCTCGTCCTCGACGCCGACCGCCGGGGCCCCGTCTCCCACACCCTCCCCGCCAGCCTCGTCGACCCCTCCCGCGCCCCGGCCGGCCGCGCCCTCGTCACCTCCGTCCTCCTCGGCCCCCCGGCCCCCGACACCCTGGTCCGCGACCACCTCGCCGACCTCTACGGCGTCCCCACCCGCGACTGGGAGCTCCTCGCCGTCCACCACGACCCCGAAGCCGTCCCCGCCATGCCCGCGCCGCACGACGTACGGCGGCCCGTACGGGTCCTCCAGGGGCTCTACGTGTGCGGCGACCACCGGGGCACCAGCAGCGTCCAGGGCGCCCTGCTGTCGGGGCGCAGGGCGGCGTACCAGGCCATGCGCGACTTCGGCGTACGGCCGGGAGAGGCGGGGGAGCGGGGGGAGGAGGCGGTGGCCGCATAG
- a CDS encoding GNAT family N-acetyltransferase, which produces MSDIRIRPAALSDDAELAGLDHDTWSTSHAVQPRPAADDAFFDEGHTPDSILVAEADGRLAGYVGLVLPTRLACNAHVRQVQGLAVAPWARGRGVARALLEAAMDTARAQGACRITLRVLGHNGPARRLYESLGFVVEGVLPGEFLLEGAFVDDVLMGRPL; this is translated from the coding sequence ATGTCCGACATACGCATCCGGCCCGCCGCGCTCTCCGATGACGCGGAGCTCGCCGGTCTCGACCACGACACCTGGTCCACCTCGCACGCCGTCCAGCCCCGGCCCGCGGCCGATGACGCCTTCTTCGACGAGGGCCACACCCCCGACTCGATCCTCGTCGCCGAGGCCGACGGCCGCCTCGCCGGCTATGTAGGTCTCGTCCTGCCCACCCGGCTCGCCTGCAACGCGCACGTCCGTCAGGTCCAGGGCCTCGCCGTCGCCCCCTGGGCCCGTGGACGCGGGGTCGCACGGGCCCTGCTGGAGGCGGCGATGGACACGGCCCGCGCGCAGGGCGCCTGCCGGATCACGCTGCGCGTGCTGGGGCACAACGGGCCCGCGCGGCGGCTCTACGAATCCCTCGGCTTCGTGGTGGAGGGCGTGCTGCCGGGCGAGTTCCTGCTGGAGGGGGCGTTTGTGGACGACGTGCTGATGGGCCGGCCGTTGTAG
- a CDS encoding SCO2195 family GlnR-regulated protein, giving the protein MQAAASTFPAASVTGALRVVESFLLRGAEQTARRNAWSAVLEDRKRAKDRHEAQHVLDAMGPR; this is encoded by the coding sequence ATGCAGGCCGCCGCCTCAACCTTCCCCGCCGCCTCCGTCACGGGCGCGCTGCGCGTCGTCGAATCGTTCCTGCTGCGCGGGGCGGAGCAGACCGCCCGCCGCAACGCCTGGTCCGCCGTCCTGGAGGACCGCAAGCGGGCCAAGGACCGCCACGAGGCCCAGCACGTCCTCGACGCCATGGGCCCGCGCTAG
- a CDS encoding regulator, with translation MTDRSTQRSPNRRLAALIAEAGFSNAGLARRVDQLGIEHGLDLRYDKTSVTRWLRGQQPRGTTPALIAEVFTRRLGRRLSAQDLGLDAVAPVYAGLEFAGSPEEAIDIVAGLWRKDTGGQTDGRRIAFTPAGLVVPSRDWLIGRADDRVARGPAADPAPGSGMRVPAQTRGPGPAHSLAPSASGFPSVSASVSPPRATGQRVTMGDIAALRSVSELFRSLDNAYGGGHARQALVRYLEYEAEPMLRGSYGEALGRRLFAAVADLTRLAGWTSYDIGSHGLAQRYFVQSLRLAQAAADRVYGAYVLVTMSRQAVYLGHGREAVQLARVAQQGVGSAAAPVVQALLHAAEARGHGLLGEVRACTAALVRSERALEAARGDDVPYWARFFDEAQLADEFGHCHRDLQQYRAAVQHAERSLQLRAASYARSRLFCRVVLASARLGLGELDAACALGAEAMQQAADMRSLRATEYVRDFARRLENHRDAPAVRAFHDRAASLGVLSM, from the coding sequence ATGACCGACCGATCCACGCAGCGCTCGCCCAACCGTCGGCTCGCCGCCCTCATCGCTGAGGCCGGATTCTCCAACGCAGGGCTCGCCCGCCGCGTGGACCAGCTCGGCATAGAACACGGCCTCGACCTCCGCTACGACAAGACCTCCGTCACCCGCTGGCTGCGCGGTCAGCAGCCGCGCGGCACCACGCCCGCCCTCATCGCCGAGGTCTTCACGCGCAGGCTGGGCCGCCGCCTGTCCGCGCAGGACCTCGGCCTCGACGCCGTCGCGCCCGTCTACGCGGGCCTGGAGTTCGCCGGCTCCCCGGAGGAGGCCATCGACATCGTCGCCGGGCTCTGGCGCAAGGACACCGGCGGCCAGACCGACGGCCGCCGCATCGCCTTCACCCCGGCCGGGCTCGTCGTCCCCAGCCGCGACTGGCTCATCGGCCGCGCCGACGACCGGGTCGCCCGCGGCCCCGCCGCCGATCCCGCCCCCGGATCCGGCATGCGCGTGCCCGCCCAGACCCGGGGCCCGGGACCGGCGCACTCCCTCGCGCCGTCCGCGTCCGGGTTCCCGTCCGTGTCCGCGTCGGTGTCACCGCCGCGGGCCACCGGCCAGCGCGTCACCATGGGCGACATCGCCGCGCTGCGCTCCGTCAGCGAGCTCTTCCGCTCCCTCGACAACGCCTACGGCGGCGGCCACGCCCGCCAGGCCCTCGTCCGCTACCTCGAATACGAGGCCGAACCCATGCTCCGCGGCTCCTACGGCGAAGCGCTGGGCCGCCGCCTGTTCGCCGCCGTCGCCGACCTCACCCGCCTCGCGGGCTGGACCTCGTACGACATCGGCTCCCACGGCCTCGCCCAGCGCTACTTCGTGCAGTCCCTGCGCCTGGCGCAGGCGGCAGCCGACCGCGTCTACGGCGCCTACGTGCTCGTCACGATGAGCCGCCAGGCCGTCTACCTCGGCCACGGCCGCGAAGCCGTCCAACTCGCCCGGGTGGCCCAGCAAGGCGTCGGCTCCGCCGCCGCCCCCGTCGTCCAGGCCCTGCTCCACGCGGCCGAGGCCCGCGGCCACGGCCTCCTCGGCGAGGTCCGCGCCTGCACCGCCGCCCTCGTCCGCTCCGAACGGGCCCTGGAGGCCGCCCGCGGCGACGACGTCCCCTACTGGGCCCGCTTCTTCGACGAAGCCCAGCTCGCCGACGAGTTCGGCCACTGCCACCGCGACCTCCAGCAGTACCGCGCCGCCGTCCAGCACGCCGAGCGCTCCCTCCAACTGCGCGCCGCCTCCTACGCCCGCTCACGCCTCTTCTGCCGCGTCGTCCTCGCCTCCGCCCGCCTCGGCCTCGGCGAACTCGACGCGGCCTGCGCCCTCGGCGCCGAGGCCATGCAGCAGGCGGCCGACATGCGCTCCCTGCGCGCGACGGAATACGTACGCGACTTCGCCCGCCGCCTGGAAAACCACCGCGACGCCCCCGCCGTGCGTGCCTTCCACGACCGCGCGGCCTCACTGGGGGTGCTGTCGATGTGA
- a CDS encoding TIGR01777 family oxidoreductase, with protein sequence MRIAVTGSSGLIGSALVRSLRTDGHEAVRLVRSEPSAPDEVRWDPDRQYVDTAGLIGCDAVVHLAGAGVGDHRWTAAYKKQIRESRVLGTAAIAEAVASMGTPPRVLISGSGVNFYGDTGDRAVDEKDPPGEGFLAEVCQAWEEATGAAEEAGVRTAHVRTGLVVARHGGAWGRLFPLYKAGLGGRLGNGRQYWSFIALHDHIAALRHIIDTPELSGPVNLTGPGPITNREVNAAMARVLRRPGLFAVPAPVLKAVLGEFADDVLGSFRVRPAKLLDSGFAFAFPEIDGAIRAALGR encoded by the coding sequence ATGCGCATCGCAGTCACCGGCTCATCCGGTCTGATCGGTTCCGCTCTCGTACGCTCGCTGCGCACCGACGGCCATGAGGCCGTACGCCTCGTGCGCAGCGAGCCTTCCGCGCCGGACGAGGTCCGATGGGATCCGGATCGTCAATATGTCGATACGGCCGGACTCATCGGGTGCGACGCGGTGGTCCACCTGGCCGGCGCGGGAGTCGGCGACCACCGGTGGACGGCGGCGTACAAGAAGCAGATCCGCGAGAGCCGGGTGCTGGGGACGGCGGCGATCGCGGAGGCGGTGGCGTCGATGGGCACGCCGCCACGGGTGCTGATCAGCGGGTCGGGAGTCAACTTCTACGGGGACACCGGCGACCGCGCGGTGGACGAGAAGGACCCGCCGGGCGAGGGCTTCCTCGCCGAGGTCTGCCAGGCCTGGGAGGAGGCGACGGGCGCGGCGGAGGAGGCGGGCGTGCGCACGGCGCACGTGCGCACCGGGCTGGTCGTGGCGCGGCACGGCGGAGCGTGGGGGAGGCTGTTCCCGCTGTACAAGGCGGGCCTGGGCGGACGGCTGGGCAACGGCCGGCAGTACTGGAGCTTCATCGCGCTGCACGACCACATCGCGGCGCTGCGCCACATCATCGACACCCCCGAGCTCTCCGGCCCGGTGAACCTGACCGGCCCCGGGCCGATCACCAACCGCGAGGTCAACGCCGCCATGGCCCGGGTGCTGCGGCGCCCCGGGCTCTTCGCCGTACCGGCGCCCGTGCTCAAGGCGGTGCTGGGCGAGTTCGCCGACGACGTGCTCGGCAGCTTCCGGGTCCGGCCGGCGAAGCTGCTGGATTCGGGGTTCGCCTTCGCGTTCCCGGAGATCGACGGCGCGATTCGAGCGGCGCTCGGCCGATAA
- a CDS encoding DUF4240 domain-containing protein: MDETEFWEIIDTTRDAAGGDPEDHADLLVERLAQLDPESVADFARHFENRFNRAYRWDVWAAADIMLGGASDDAFDYFRCWLIGQGRHVFEGALHEPDDLAGLVDVFDPETDGDAEELGYAADEAYEALTGVRLPDLALAEPPAEPEGTYVDFEDGGAMGERFPKLWARFT, encoded by the coding sequence ATGGACGAGACGGAGTTCTGGGAGATCATCGACACCACGCGGGATGCCGCGGGCGGCGATCCGGAGGACCATGCCGATCTGCTGGTCGAGCGGTTGGCGCAGCTCGACCCGGAGTCGGTGGCCGATTTCGCCCGCCACTTCGAGAACCGTTTCAACCGCGCGTACCGCTGGGATGTGTGGGCGGCGGCCGACATCATGCTGGGCGGCGCGAGCGACGACGCCTTCGACTACTTCCGCTGCTGGCTGATCGGCCAGGGCCGTCATGTCTTCGAGGGCGCCCTCCACGAGCCCGATGACCTCGCCGGACTCGTGGACGTCTTCGACCCCGAGACGGACGGCGACGCCGAGGAGCTGGGCTACGCCGCGGACGAGGCCTACGAGGCGCTCACCGGTGTCCGGCTGCCCGATCTCGCCCTCGCCGAGCCTCCGGCGGAGCCGGAGGGCACGTACGTCGACTTCGAGGACGGCGGCGCGATGGGTGAGCGCTTCCCGAAGCTCTGGGCGCGCTTCACGTGA
- the lipA gene encoding lipoyl synthase translates to MSAVAPEGRKMLRLEVRNSQTPIERKPEWIKTRAKMGPEYTKMQALVKSEGLHTVCQEAGCPNIFECWEDREATFLIGGDQCTRRCDFCQIDTGKPEALDRDEPRRVGESVVTMDLNYATITGVARDDLEDGGAWLYAETVRQIHAMTADRADGRTKVELLIPDFNAVPEQLAEVFGARPEVLAHNVETVPRIFKRIRPAFRYERSLEVITRAREAGLVTKSNLILGMGEERAEISQALQDLHDAGCELITITQYLRPTVRHHPVERWVKPQEFVELKEEAEEIGFAGVMSGPLVRSSYRAGRLFQQALAARG, encoded by the coding sequence GTGTCCGCTGTCGCACCTGAAGGCCGCAAGATGCTGCGTCTGGAGGTCCGCAACAGCCAGACCCCCATCGAGCGCAAGCCCGAGTGGATCAAGACCCGGGCGAAGATGGGTCCCGAGTACACCAAGATGCAGGCGCTGGTGAAGAGCGAAGGCCTGCACACGGTGTGCCAGGAGGCCGGCTGCCCCAACATCTTCGAGTGCTGGGAGGACCGCGAGGCCACCTTCCTCATCGGCGGCGACCAGTGCACCCGGCGCTGCGACTTCTGCCAGATCGACACCGGCAAGCCGGAGGCCCTGGACCGCGACGAGCCGCGCCGGGTCGGCGAGTCCGTCGTCACCATGGACCTGAACTACGCCACCATCACCGGCGTCGCCCGCGACGACCTGGAGGACGGCGGCGCCTGGCTCTACGCCGAGACCGTGCGCCAGATCCACGCCATGACCGCCGACCGGGCCGACGGCCGCACCAAGGTCGAGCTGCTCATCCCCGACTTCAACGCGGTCCCCGAGCAGCTCGCCGAGGTCTTCGGCGCCCGCCCCGAGGTGCTGGCGCACAACGTCGAGACGGTGCCGCGGATCTTCAAGCGGATCCGCCCGGCCTTCCGCTACGAGCGGTCGCTGGAGGTCATCACCCGGGCCCGGGAAGCCGGTCTGGTGACCAAGTCCAACCTCATCCTCGGCATGGGCGAGGAGCGCGCGGAGATCAGCCAGGCGCTGCAGGACCTGCACGACGCCGGCTGCGAGCTGATCACGATCACCCAGTACCTGCGGCCGACCGTGCGGCACCACCCCGTCGAGCGCTGGGTGAAGCCGCAGGAGTTCGTGGAACTGAAGGAGGAGGCCGAGGAGATCGGCTTCGCGGGTGTGATGTCGGGGCCGCTGGTGCGCTCCTCGTACCGCGCCGGACGGCTCTTCCAGCAGGCGCTCGCGGCTCGCGGCTGA
- the lipB gene encoding lipoyl(octanoyl) transferase LipB, with protein MSDLRFVHLGFGGEAVEYQEAWQEQRRVHAARFADEIPDTCLLLEHPAVYTAGRRTQDNERPLDGTPVVDVDRGGKITWHGPGQLVGYPILKLPRPVDVVAHVRRLEDALIGACAEFGLETSRVEGRSGVWVLGDPVQDRPAVIPGLTLDFDPRLHDEEFDPRLSGPEYAPSNAGQRREDRKLAAIGIRVAKGVTMHGFALNCDPDNTAYDRIVPCGIRDAGVTSLSNELGRDVSVREVLPVVEKHLRAVLETAAPLPRAV; from the coding sequence GTGAGTGACCTGCGTTTCGTCCACCTGGGCTTCGGCGGGGAAGCCGTGGAGTACCAGGAGGCATGGCAGGAGCAGCGGCGGGTGCACGCGGCCCGCTTCGCGGACGAGATCCCCGACACCTGCCTGCTGCTGGAGCACCCGGCGGTGTACACCGCGGGACGGCGTACGCAGGACAACGAGCGCCCCCTGGACGGCACCCCCGTGGTGGACGTCGACCGCGGCGGCAAGATCACCTGGCACGGCCCGGGCCAGCTCGTCGGCTACCCGATCCTCAAGCTCCCCCGCCCGGTGGACGTCGTGGCGCACGTACGGCGCCTTGAGGACGCCCTGATCGGCGCCTGCGCGGAGTTCGGCCTGGAGACCTCGCGGGTCGAGGGGCGGTCCGGCGTCTGGGTCCTGGGCGACCCTGTCCAGGACCGTCCCGCCGTGATCCCCGGGCTCACCCTGGACTTCGACCCGCGCCTGCACGACGAGGAGTTCGACCCGCGCCTCAGCGGCCCCGAGTACGCCCCCTCCAACGCCGGCCAGCGCCGCGAGGACCGCAAGCTCGCCGCGATCGGCATCCGGGTCGCCAAGGGCGTGACGATGCACGGCTTCGCGCTCAACTGCGACCCGGACAACACCGCGTACGACCGGATCGTGCCGTGCGGCATCCGGGACGCGGGCGTCACCTCGCTCAGCAACGAACTCGGCCGCGACGTCTCCGTACGGGAGGTGCTGCCGGTGGTCGAGAAGCACCTGCGGGCGGTCCTGGAGACGGCGGCGCCCCTCCCCCGGGCCGTGTAG